Genomic segment of Ralstonia pickettii:
AGTCCAAGCATGGTTAGCCGACCGACTACGTCTCGCGCAGGGAATCTCATACTCGATCGAGCGCGAGCCCGAGACCGTCCAGAGAAAAAAACCCGACCTGGTCTTTACTGCAAGAGCGGGCAACGCGAAGGTCCCCGCAGAAATTAAGGTTGCAGGCAGTTGGACGGTTGCGCAGTTGGAAAATGCACTGGAAAACCAGCTCTGCGGGCAGTATCTGCGAGCCCAAGATTGCCGTGAAGGCATCTTCGTGCTCGTACAGCAGGTGCAGCGCACAAGGGGCTGGGAGTTGGCAGACGGAACCCTCATCACGTTTGAACGTCTCGTGCAGCGTCTCCAAGACCTCGCAGCACACATTCGGCAGCGTGAATCACCCGCAGGCCCTCAGCCAGAGATCGCCGTTATTGACGTCGCGAGCTGTTCCAGCACCTCATTAGGAGTCCAGCGCGCAAATGGAAAGCGCCGTGGAGCACGGAAATGATGGGCTCTCTCGCAGAGCGGAGCCTATCACTCACTACATTGGGAGGTACCGCGCATGTTATACAAGGCAGATATTCGAGAGGTAACGATCAAGGACTTGGAGGCATTGAAGGACAACCAGATACCGGAGTCACACACCCTCGATTACAAGCGCGAATTCCCGACGGACAGGGACGGCCGCCTCAGCCTTGCTGCCGACGTTGTCGCATTTGCCAACACGCGAGGAGGCGACCTCATTATCGGCGTCGACGAGAGTGAAGGCTGCATTCGAAACTTCGTACCCATCTCTCTCAACGACCGCGATGCCGCCCTTCTCGGTTTGCAATCTGCGCTGACCGATCTAGTCGAACCTAAGATTCCCGGGATCCATTTGGCCGCAATTTCTATGGGCTCGGGTTTCATAGTAGTCGTCCGCACTCCGGCGAGCTTCCAGGCGCCACATCGGGTCAGGAAAAGCAGCATCTTCTATGCGAGAACCTCGACCGGCATTGATCCAATGGACATCACGACACTTCGCAGCGCATTTCTTCAAAACTCAACTGCTATTGAAAAGGCGAAAGCGTTTCGTGCGAAGCGGATCGAGGAAATGCACTTGCGACCGCTTCCTGTACCACTTCCCAAACGCGCCCTTGGTGTTCTCCACGTTCTACCAATGGCATCGATCTTTGGAACTACTTCCTTCGAGATCGAAGCTCTCCATTCAATCGCGCAAAGCGTCCGACCACCGCTGGCTCATGGATACGGACAAAGGGTGAACCTAGATGGAGTCATGAGCTACTGTGGGGTGGATGAACTGGTGTCTTACACACAAGTATTCAGAGACGGCTCACTTGAAAGCATCATGCCTGTGCAATCGGATAGAGATGACATCGCATGGGTTGGCGAATTCGAAAATGCCTTGCGGCAAGGGCACCACGTTCATCTAACGACCGCGCTGCAAAACCTCGGCTTGGATGGTCCGACATTTTTGATGCTGTCGTTCGTGAACATCGGCGGCAAGCCCCTGGAACCCCCAAATAGCACGATAGCGGCGATCACCGGCGGTACTGCCACGGTTCCCGGCTACTACAAGGATCTGCTTCTACCGGAAATGCTCATCGAATCGTTCGTCTCGTCTTCTCCTGAGATTTATGGGCCGCTATTCGATCTCGTGTGGAACGCCGCTGGACGCAAGAGCCGGCCTAAAAGACCATAGGCACCCCACTCCACTGGAGCGGTCGATCAACCCTCTCGCTCGTTGAAATTTGCCTCCGGCTCACCAAGCTGGGCGATTTGCTTGTGGACGTGCTCGGTCAGGGCCTCTGTCAACCGGTCGGCCTCGACGCCAAGTTCGGCTGCCAACAGCGGCGCCACCCTGGTCGGCCAGTTGAGCCACGCGTCACGCTGTGCCCTGAACTCTTCAAACAGGATGTCGCTGGCGAGGTCCAGCTCGATGAGCGCCCCACACTTCCGCTCAAAATCGAGCCGATTGAGCAAAGCGAGATAGACCTCCTTAATACGGCGTGCCTCGTCGAACGACATCTCCAGATCGATCTCGCCAACCAGCCGGCTGGCAGCCTCGTCAACAGACTCGCCCGGCTTGATCTCGATCCCTGTAGTGCTGACCGGCTGCCTTAAACGCCCCGCCGACTGATCGCTCTTCCGCCCTTGGGCATGTGGTGCGTCGGCGCTGAGGGCCGGGGGCGTGGTTGACAGTTTGCGCCCGCCTTTGTCAACTTCCCCCGCTTTTGTCAACCGCATGTCAACCGCGTCAACAGCCTGGCGCCGCAACGGCGAGCCACCTTCGTGGTACTTCTGCATATGCTCGTCCGTCGCCTCAACGTCGACCAGATTTCCTTGCAGGACAAGCCGTCCAGCGAGTTTCCACTTCATAACCGCTTGGCGTGAAACGCCGCACATGCGGGCGAACTCGGACTGCGACACGCAAGTCATAGATTTCTCCTATCGTGAAAATCCGCGTACTTTGTCAACCAAGTTTCAAGGCTCACAGCTGGAGGGAAATCGGGGTGCGCAATTGCCCTCACTGCATTCGGGAGGGGGAAGGACCCGCGACGTGCCAATGGCATCACCCATTTGCCGTCACCACCTCCCGTGCAGCGCTGCGCCGAGCTGACGCCTGAACGATGAGCCGAGCAGCTTGCGAGCCAGATCCTGGTACACAAGCCGCTGTTTTGCCTCGTGCATGTCTTGGAACTTCACCAGCAACTTGAGCCCAGCCATCTTGCCGCGCGTCGCCTTCGACCTCTCCATCAGAGCATCCGCTTCGCCAGCATTGGTCTTGACCTTGCCGACGAAGACATTATTCTTGGCCGCCAACCGCTTCACCGTGGTGCGCGGCAGGTTGAGCGAGGATGACGTCACCGTACTGCACTCCCACGATGTCCTCAGGTATATCGGAACTGAAGGACCGTATGCGCCGGCTTGAGCGCGCTCATCTCGCATTCAAGGACGGCGTTATTCCAGCTTCCGAGCGGCTCCCCTGCGGAGGATTGGCCGGCGGCGAAGCGGACTACCGTGCTCGATGGCGAGTTGATGGACCAGGTAAAGAACCAGTCGGCATTTCCTAGCGCTTGCCCGCACGAGCTCTGCCCGCAGCGGAACGGGGCAAAATTGGTGATCGTGATCCCGTATCCAAGCTTGGCCGCAAACCCGATGTAGTAGGCCGCCGATTGGCCACCACCGCTGGCGAGCCGCGCCACAACCTGCGCCCGCCTTTGCTGGACAGTTGGCGACTCTCCGGCACACGGATCGGGAAGACCGAGAGTTGACTCCCATTCCGGGAGCAATTCGTACGTCGTGCCGGGAAACGAATCAGCGAGCAGATAGTTCGAACGCCCAGTCTGCCGGCTGTAGATCTGGGTCAACCCAGAAAGAACTTGTGTCTGGATTGCATCTTGATCACGCGGCCAGACGCGGCCGCGCGGCATCAATGCCTGGAACGCGCGGAGGTAGTCAGCGGAAGTGAGGTTAGGTGCGAGCATTGTTTTTCCTCATTGGCTCCACGGTGCCGTATTCCGTCGAATTATTCATTGCAGAAGCTCCCGCAAGTTGCGGCTGTGATACTCATGTCACATTGGCTATTGGGATTACTGTCGCCTGCCGCAGAATGAACCGGGAGGTCACCGGAAAAGGCATCTGCTTCCATAAGCATCGACAGCTGCCGGTGTTATTGCCCACCGCCGGCTGGGGCCTCGCTCGAACACTATTTGCCGGTTAGATGGCACATTGTGTTTCTGCATCGTCAGTCGACGTGCGAAGCATCCACAAGCTGGGCCGCGATGTTTAGGTCTGTACCCGTATGGAAGTCTCGGCCGCGCCAGTCCTGCGCCTTTTTCTGGTAAGGCTTGGCAAGCGCCTCCTCGATGGTCATTCGCGGCGCTTCGGGTTCTGGGGGCTCGCTCTCGTTCGGGCGATCAACGCGCCCGCCGGGGCCGTCGTAGGTGCCCTTACGAACGTAGGGCTTCGGGCGCTTCGCGAGGGGCACATACGCTGAGTGTCGACCGAGGGCGGCCAGCGCTTCATTGACTGGCTTCATTACCTCTACGACCGGATTCGGCATACCCGATTCGCCGCGCAACAGATTGACGCCCACGTTGCCGTTTTGGAATTTGTAGTTGATGGCGGACAGCATGAACGTCTCAGGGTCGGGTAGGTATGCGGCCACGCAGAAATCATTGAGCTGCGGCCCCATCGCTCGAGCCCGTTCCATGATGGGCAGCAGCGCCTTTGCTGCTTCGCGCATCTCTTGGGCAACGAGAGACTTGAAGCTCGCCACTAGCATGCTGACTTCGAGATTGAGCACGCCGCCCGCCGTGTCGATTGCGGCGTCGACTTCCGGCGCGCGAGCCTCTAGGGCTTCGATCCGCGCCTTGGTG
This window contains:
- a CDS encoding AlbA family DNA-binding domain-containing protein translates to MLYKADIREVTIKDLEALKDNQIPESHTLDYKREFPTDRDGRLSLAADVVAFANTRGGDLIIGVDESEGCIRNFVPISLNDRDAALLGLQSALTDLVEPKIPGIHLAAISMGSGFIVVVRTPASFQAPHRVRKSSIFYARTSTGIDPMDITTLRSAFLQNSTAIEKAKAFRAKRIEEMHLRPLPVPLPKRALGVLHVLPMASIFGTTSFEIEALHSIAQSVRPPLAHGYGQRVNLDGVMSYCGVDELVSYTQVFRDGSLESIMPVQSDRDDIAWVGEFENALRQGHHVHLTTALQNLGLDGPTFLMLSFVNIGGKPLEPPNSTIAAITGGTATVPGYYKDLLLPEMLIESFVSSSPEIYGPLFDLVWNAAGRKSRPKRP
- a CDS encoding YmfQ family protein, translating into MLAPNLTSADYLRAFQALMPRGRVWPRDQDAIQTQVLSGLTQIYSRQTGRSNYLLADSFPGTTYELLPEWESTLGLPDPCAGESPTVQQRRAQVVARLASGGGQSAAYYIGFAAKLGYGITITNFAPFRCGQSSCGQALGNADWFFTWSINSPSSTVVRFAAGQSSAGEPLGSWNNAVLECEMSALKPAHTVLQFRYT